One stretch of Micromonospora echinospora DNA includes these proteins:
- a CDS encoding acyl-CoA dehydrogenase family protein, which produces MDTLVDDDTRELQAAVRGFVDRRIRPEVAGWYEAGRLPVRELARELGELGVLGMHLEGYGCAGTSAVAYGLACFELEAGDSGLRSLVSVQGSLAMYAIWRFGSEEQKREWLPRMAAGEAIGCFGLTEPDFGSDPAGMLTRARRDGGDWVLNGTKMWITNGSVADVAVVWARTDEGVRGFVVPAGTPGFTAPEITRKLSLRASVTSELVLDDVRLPADAMLPGAAGLSGPLTCLNEARFGIVFGALGAAHDCLRTTVAYARSRQIFDKPLAAYQATQLKLADMALELGKGMLLAMQIGALKDAGTLDHRQISLGKLNSVREAIAIARECRTILGAAGITLDYPVLRHANNLESVLTYEGTSEVHQLIIGQTLTGHAAFR; this is translated from the coding sequence GTGGACACGCTCGTCGACGACGACACCCGGGAACTCCAGGCCGCCGTGCGCGGCTTCGTGGACCGGCGGATCCGGCCGGAGGTCGCCGGCTGGTACGAGGCGGGCCGGCTGCCGGTGCGGGAACTGGCCCGGGAACTCGGTGAACTCGGCGTGCTCGGGATGCACCTGGAGGGCTACGGCTGCGCCGGCACCTCGGCCGTCGCGTACGGCCTTGCCTGTTTCGAGTTGGAGGCGGGCGACTCGGGCCTGCGGTCCCTGGTCTCGGTGCAGGGCTCGCTGGCCATGTACGCCATCTGGCGGTTCGGCTCCGAGGAGCAGAAGCGCGAATGGCTGCCCCGGATGGCCGCCGGCGAGGCGATCGGCTGCTTCGGGCTGACCGAACCGGACTTCGGCTCGGACCCGGCCGGCATGCTCACCCGGGCCCGCCGCGACGGCGGCGACTGGGTGCTCAACGGCACCAAGATGTGGATCACCAACGGCTCGGTCGCCGACGTCGCAGTGGTCTGGGCCCGCACCGACGAGGGCGTCCGGGGCTTCGTCGTACCGGCCGGCACGCCCGGGTTCACCGCGCCGGAGATCACCCGCAAGCTCTCCCTGCGCGCCTCGGTGACCTCCGAGCTGGTCCTCGACGACGTGCGGCTGCCCGCCGACGCGATGCTGCCCGGCGCGGCCGGCCTGTCCGGGCCGTTGACCTGCCTCAACGAGGCCCGCTTCGGGATCGTCTTCGGCGCGCTCGGCGCCGCGCACGACTGCCTGCGGACCACCGTCGCGTACGCCCGCAGCCGGCAGATCTTCGACAAGCCGCTCGCCGCGTACCAGGCCACCCAGCTCAAGCTCGCCGACATGGCGCTGGAGCTGGGCAAGGGGATGCTGCTGGCGATGCAGATCGGCGCCCTGAAGGACGCCGGCACGCTGGACCACCGGCAGATCAGCCTGGGCAAGCTCAACAGCGTGCGGGAGGCCATCGCCATCGCCCGCGAGTGCCGGACGATCCTCGGCGCGGCCGGCATCACGCTCGACTACCCGGTGCTGCGGCACGCGAACAACCTGGAGTCGGTGCTCACCTACGAGGGCACCTCCGAGGTGCACCAGCTGATCATCGGGCAGACGCTCACCGGTCACGCGGCCTTCCGCTGA
- a CDS encoding NAD(P)-dependent oxidoreductase: MSPQILLTEPIAEAGMRLLHAAGEVRVAHLTDPAALAAGPLTTADALVVRSSPVTAAMLEAAPRLKVVGRHGAGLDGIDLAAAQRLGVPVVGTPGANAESVAEFVVLAALALARQLTPAVATLASGGFPPGRSLPGSVVAAGLTGTMLAGRTLGLVGLGAIGRGVAARARGMGMTVLGYDVAVTEPPDGVHLVGLDRLLAESDVVSLHVPQTPSTTGLIGAAALARMRPHALLVNTARAGVVDGAAVLAALAAGRLRGYAVDVFAPEPPAADDPMLRHPRVLATPHMAAMTTDALDAMAVAVARGVLAHLEGIRT; encoded by the coding sequence ATGTCCCCTCAGATCCTGCTCACCGAGCCCATCGCCGAGGCCGGGATGCGGCTGCTGCACGCCGCCGGTGAGGTACGCGTCGCCCACCTCACCGACCCCGCCGCGCTCGCCGCCGGCCCGCTGACCACCGCCGACGCGCTCGTGGTGCGCTCCTCACCGGTGACCGCCGCGATGCTGGAGGCCGCACCCCGGCTCAAGGTCGTCGGCCGGCACGGCGCCGGGCTCGACGGCATCGACCTGGCCGCCGCGCAACGGCTCGGCGTCCCGGTGGTCGGCACGCCCGGCGCCAACGCCGAGTCGGTGGCCGAGTTCGTCGTGCTGGCCGCGCTCGCGCTCGCCCGTCAGCTCACGCCCGCCGTGGCGACGCTGGCCTCCGGCGGCTTCCCGCCCGGCCGGTCACTGCCCGGCTCGGTCGTCGCCGCCGGACTGACCGGCACCATGCTCGCCGGCCGCACGCTGGGACTCGTCGGCCTCGGCGCGATCGGCCGGGGCGTCGCCGCCCGCGCCCGCGGGATGGGCATGACGGTTCTCGGGTACGACGTGGCGGTCACCGAGCCGCCGGACGGCGTACACCTGGTGGGCCTGGACCGGCTGCTCGCCGAATCCGACGTGGTCAGCCTGCACGTGCCCCAGACGCCGTCGACCACCGGCCTGATCGGCGCCGCCGCGCTGGCCCGGATGCGGCCGCACGCGCTGCTCGTCAACACGGCGCGGGCCGGGGTGGTGGACGGCGCGGCGGTGCTCGCCGCGCTCGCCGCCGGCCGGCTGCGCGGCTACGCGGTCGACGTGTTCGCGCCCGAACCGCCCGCCGCCGACGACCCGATGCTGCGCCACCCCCGCGTCCTCGCCACCCCGCACATGGCGGCGATGACCACCGACGCGCTCGACGCGATGGCCGTCGCCGTGGCCCGCGGCGTCCTCGCCCACCTGGAAGGAATCCGTACGTGA
- a CDS encoding DUF4190 domain-containing protein has protein sequence MRYLLSEYVNPWVCGRIAFRPAVADPAKPFQRLSDWRARSGAFVVMWLSVPYLGVSGVVDDLLSNSSYNLAAGAFYTIAVVSAYWVVAQPLPQDKAYQVRSSLQRAGLSFVVTIALGLAVRTEVFTVPGIGWLLAIWSVIFALSMMWHCLRWVFGASDAHPLLGPIVTTMTALTALAIDQILDTGGDKRPANLQTLIDMGALASVCLLAAIEFFYISYKLGKEPSSLPLRDPLSVHTPRRPTHLGYGLPHPPERPTHRHRHSPPVHVGPDAPMNKLAIFGAAGVIICWPASLVLGIWALRQIARTGERGRWLAILAVASSAATMLTICMATAYVK, from the coding sequence ATGCGCTACCTGCTTTCCGAGTACGTTAACCCATGGGTTTGCGGCCGCATCGCTTTCCGGCCTGCAGTGGCCGATCCTGCCAAGCCCTTCCAGCGCTTGTCCGATTGGCGAGCACGCTCCGGCGCTTTCGTGGTCATGTGGCTGAGCGTGCCATACCTAGGTGTGAGTGGCGTCGTTGACGACTTGCTCAGCAACTCGTCCTACAACCTCGCCGCAGGAGCCTTCTATACGATAGCGGTAGTGAGCGCGTACTGGGTCGTCGCACAACCACTGCCCCAAGACAAGGCGTATCAAGTGCGAAGCTCGCTCCAGCGGGCGGGGCTATCATTCGTCGTCACCATTGCTCTGGGCCTCGCCGTGAGGACTGAAGTGTTCACGGTCCCCGGAATCGGTTGGTTACTTGCCATCTGGTCGGTCATTTTTGCGCTGTCGATGATGTGGCACTGCCTACGTTGGGTTTTCGGCGCAAGCGACGCACATCCCCTTTTGGGGCCGATCGTAACGACGATGACCGCGCTTACTGCCCTCGCCATCGATCAGATCCTCGACACCGGCGGTGACAAGCGACCTGCGAATTTGCAGACACTGATTGATATGGGCGCACTCGCGTCGGTCTGCCTCCTTGCCGCCATTGAGTTCTTCTACATCAGCTACAAGCTGGGCAAGGAGCCATCCAGTTTGCCGCTGCGGGATCCACTCAGCGTACATACGCCAAGAAGACCCACACACCTGGGTTACGGGCTCCCGCACCCTCCGGAACGCCCCACACACAGACACCGCCATTCGCCTCCAGTGCATGTCGGGCCGGACGCGCCGATGAACAAGCTAGCGATCTTTGGGGCGGCCGGCGTGATTATTTGTTGGCCAGCCAGCCTTGTGCTCGGCATCTGGGCCTTGCGGCAGATCGCTAGAACCGGGGAGCGTGGCAGATGGTTGGCCATCCTCGCGGTCGCCTCTTCTGCGGCGACGATGCTGACGATCTGCATGGCTACTGCATACGTCAAGTAA
- a CDS encoding aldehyde dehydrogenase family protein: MSVPYHRNLVDGEWVDGERRPNLNPARPGEVVSEYAVADRDTARAAVEAARRAGPGWAKLPVGDRMRMLDRIGGTILDRADELATLLAREEGKLLAEARGEVVRAGQTFRYYAHQLLQPTGEVYASTRPNVHAEVRRRPLGAVGIITPWNYPLAIPAWKVAPALAYGNTVVLKPAEMVPASAGELARIIAGAGVPPGVFNLVVGAGSVVGEELLTSDGLNGISFTGGTRTGAHVAQRCIAHGNKRFQLEMGGKNPLVVCDDADLDVAVRCALDGSFFSTGQRCTASSRLIVTAGIHDRFVAALAEATRALRVGDPLDPDSQLGPVVSAGQLDQNLDYVRIGRDEGTTVAAGGTHDGQFMRPTLLVGAHNGMRVAREEIFGPVSCVIRAADLDEAIELANDTDYGLSAGIVTTSLSAAERFKRDARAGIVTVNLPTAGTELHLPFGGTGASNHGPREQGGYARDFYSVPVTCYTGW; the protein is encoded by the coding sequence GTGTCGGTTCCGTACCACCGCAACCTGGTCGACGGCGAGTGGGTCGACGGCGAACGCCGGCCGAACCTGAACCCGGCCCGCCCCGGCGAGGTCGTCAGCGAGTACGCGGTGGCCGACCGGGACACCGCCCGCGCGGCGGTCGAGGCGGCCCGCCGGGCCGGTCCCGGATGGGCGAAGCTGCCCGTCGGCGACCGGATGCGGATGCTGGACCGGATCGGCGGCACCATCCTGGACCGCGCCGACGAACTCGCCACGCTGCTCGCCCGCGAGGAGGGCAAGCTGCTCGCCGAGGCCCGCGGCGAGGTCGTCCGCGCCGGCCAGACGTTCCGCTACTACGCCCACCAGCTGCTGCAGCCCACCGGTGAGGTCTACGCCTCCACCCGGCCGAACGTGCACGCCGAGGTCCGCCGCCGTCCACTGGGGGCGGTCGGGATCATCACGCCGTGGAACTATCCGCTGGCGATCCCGGCGTGGAAGGTCGCGCCGGCGCTCGCGTACGGCAACACCGTCGTGCTCAAACCCGCCGAGATGGTTCCCGCCAGCGCCGGGGAACTCGCCCGGATCATCGCCGGCGCCGGTGTCCCGCCCGGCGTGTTCAACCTGGTCGTCGGCGCCGGCTCGGTGGTCGGGGAGGAGCTGCTCACCAGCGACGGACTAAACGGCATCTCGTTCACCGGCGGCACCCGCACCGGCGCGCACGTCGCCCAGCGCTGCATCGCGCACGGCAACAAGCGGTTCCAGCTGGAGATGGGCGGCAAGAACCCGCTCGTGGTCTGCGACGACGCCGACCTGGATGTGGCGGTGCGCTGCGCCTTGGACGGCAGCTTCTTCAGCACCGGCCAGCGCTGCACCGCCTCCAGCCGGCTGATCGTGACGGCGGGCATCCACGACCGGTTCGTCGCGGCGCTGGCCGAGGCGACGCGGGCGCTGCGCGTCGGCGACCCGCTCGACCCGGACAGCCAGCTCGGCCCGGTGGTCAGCGCCGGCCAGCTCGACCAGAACCTCGACTACGTCCGGATCGGACGCGACGAGGGGACGACAGTGGCGGCCGGCGGGACGCACGACGGGCAGTTCATGCGGCCCACCCTGCTCGTCGGCGCGCACAACGGCATGCGGGTGGCCCGGGAGGAGATCTTCGGCCCGGTGTCCTGCGTGATCCGCGCCGCCGACCTCGACGAGGCGATCGAGCTGGCGAACGACACCGACTACGGGTTGTCCGCCGGGATCGTCACCACCTCCCTGTCCGCGGCCGAGCGGTTCAAGCGCGACGCCCGCGCCGGCATCGTCACCGTCAACCTGCCCACCGCCGGCACCGAGCTGCACCTGCCGTTCGGCGGCACCGGGGCCTCCAACCACGGCCCCCGAGAGCAGGGCGGCTACGCCCGCGACTTCTACAGCGTGCCGGTGACCTGCTACACCGGCTGGTAA